Within Spirochaeta lutea, the genomic segment CAGAATCCGTATTATATCAAACAGTTCTTCCCGTAGCCGGAAAAAACGTTCCTCACTCAGGGACTCTTTGTTCAGCCGATTCAGAGGCATGTTTACCGCCTGCTGTTTTTTCCCTAGGCCCGATTCGGTAATGGAAATGAGGACGGTCCGTTCATCGGATTGGTTTCGTTGGCGTTTAAGCAGTCCGTTCCGTTCCATTCTCTTCAGGAGGGGTGACAAGGTTCCGATATCCAGCATGAGCCGCTTGCCGATGTGGCCGATGGTCACCGGCGATTCTTCCCAGAGCACTAAAAGCACGAGGTATTGCGGATAGGTTACATGGAGGGAATCCAGGTATGGTTTTAACGCCTTGAGAACTGCCCGGGAGGCGGCGTAGAGGGCGAAACAGCATTGGTTATCCAGGTTTATGGTATTTATATCGTTGTCGATTGTATTGTGCACAATATAAATTGTACCATGACTTGTTCTACGAAACAATACCATTATTGCAGGCCTCGGGATGGGGGGCGTGCCCGGAGGAGTTTTCTACATGACCCTATTTCACCAGTGTATTCCCTGTATTATGAAGCAGATCCAGTCGCTCATTGAAATTTTAGGTTTACCCCCAGGGGAGGCCATGGCAGTTATGGAATCCGGTATGAGAATGATGCTGGATCGTGGGGATTCTATCACAACCCAGCATATTCTGCGGCAACTGTATGACCATATTCATGGCACCTATTTCCCCAACCTGGATGTGTTTGATCCGTTTCGGGAGCTGAAACGGGATGCAAATCTTCGGGTGTCGGTGATTCTTCCCTCCTTCGAGAAGGTCGTGGCAGGCGCCGATGATCCCTTTCGTATGGCTGTTCGGGGTGCTGCGGGGGGGAATATTATTGACTACGGAGCAATACCCCAGGGCAAGGTCTCCATCGAGACGGAGGTGGCTAGGATTCCACAGCTCCGGTTCGCAGTGGACCGGGTGGAGGAGCTCCGGAGCCGGGTCGGTGGCAGTAGAACCATTCTTTTGATTGGGGACAACGCCGGTGAGATTCTCTTTGATGCCCTGTTGGTGCAGGAAATACAGCGCTTGAATCCGGCAGCAGAGCTCTATATCACCCTGCGTCATGCTCCCATCATCAATGATGCGACCCTGGCTGATGCTTCCTTCCTTGATTTGCATCCCGGGGTCAGGGTGATTTCCAGCGGGAGTATCTATCCGGGGACTATCTTGGCTGAAACGACCCCCGAGTTTAGGCAGTTGTTTGGTAATGCAGATATGATAATCGCCAAGGGCCAGGGAAACTATGAAACCCTACTCCATGAGCAGCACCCGGGTCTCTTCTTCCTGCTCAGGGCTAAATGCAGCCCCGTAGCTCAATCCCTGGGAGTGTCCCCCGGGGATCTTGTCGTCACCCGGAGCCCCGAACTCCCAGGCTGAGCAGGGCGGGCCAGGGGTTCGTACTGCGCAATTTCCGTCGGGTACGATGGGTCGGATGGGCATAGGATGGGGCAGGGGATGAGGAAGTGCTCCGGGTTCGGGATGCGGATGTCAGAGCCGGGAGCAGTGGAATCACCCTAACACCAGAATACCCAGAGGAGACCCTGTATGTCAGAACAAACCAAGGTAGTGAACCCCATCGGGCGGGTGGAGAAGAGCCCCGAAGGAAAGATTGTAGCGCTGGAAGAGCCGTACCGGCGGGGCCTGGCCGGGCTTGAGGGCTTCAGCCACTGTATTGTCGTATGGTGGGGGCATGCCCATGAGGAACACCGGGACACCGTGCCCATGGAGCTGGAGCTGCCCTATGCCCCGGGAATTCGGGCTGGGATATTCGCCACCCGCAGCCAGATTCGGCCGAATCCCGTCAATTGTACGGTGGTTCGGATTGTAGGGGTGGATATTGAAAAGGGGATTCTACGGCCCGATGAACTGGACGCGTTTGCGGACACCCCGGTGTTGGATATAAAGCCCTACTACGGCTGCCTGGATAGGGTGCGGGATTACCGCCAGCCCGACTGGGTTCCCGGAGAGTGGGGAACATGGTACGTGCCAATTCCCGAACAAACCTGGTAGAATGATCCCATGAAACCTGAAATTCTCCACCTGCCTCCGGTTTTTCTGGCCGGGGCGGGTTTTTTCGGCAATCCCTTTACCTCCCATGCAGCCTGGACCGAAGAAAACGAGATCGGCCTATTGTGGAACCGGTACTTTTCCTTGATGACCGAGGCTGGATTTTCCTATCCCGGGGGGCAGGCTGCTTCTTCGGAAGCGAAGGCGGAGGGGGATGGGGAGGCGGATGGGGCCAACCTGAGGGCCGGGGAATGTGCCGGTGCCTCCGGGGCTGCCATGCCCGGTGAGTTCTATGAGCTACACATCCTCCATCCCCAGAGTCTGAAAACAGGTGACTACGAGGTCTTCGTTGGCCACCAGGTTCCCCTGGAAGATCCGGTTCGTTGGGATATCCGGTTTTCTACTAAGGTACTGCCGGGCGGGGATTATGCGGTTTTCTGGCTGGCTGGGGAAGCCATGACGGACGATTGGACCCGGGACCTGGAGCTGCCCGAGGGGTACCGGGTGGATACGGGGTTCTCGGTGAATAAATATGACTATCGCTTTAAGGGCATGGACCGATTGAGCGAGTCGGAGATTCAGGTGTATGCACCCCTGCGACGAGACTGACCGGCGATTACAGCGGGTATTTGATCTGGTAGAGGAGTATATCTCCGGTTCCTGCACCGTGGAAACCATGGCCCGGGAGGCTTGTTATTCCCTGTTTCATTTTATCCGTATCTTTACCCGGGCAAGCCTCTACTCACCCTATGAGTACCTCATCCGCAGGAGGGTGGCTTCAGCGATGGGGCGGGTGTTCCGGGAAGAGATGCGTATTACCGATGCTGCCTTCGAATACGGCTTCGACAGCGTTGAGGGCTTCAGCCGGGCGGTGAAACGATGTTGCGGAAGATCGCCGAGCCAGCTGACCCCGGAAATTTTGTTCTATCTCCCCAGCCCCTGGTCGGTTCCTCGGCTGGAAACCTATCGCCGGGTCTGCCAGGGGTCGGAGATCTGCGCTTGGGATGAGCCGGGTGTGGGGCGTTGGTGGGGGGACGGTGCTGGTGAAAAGGGTGGCGGAGAAGACTGTGCTCCGGGGCCGGCCTCCAAGCAGATACGGGCCATCGCCTTTGAATACCTTGGGCAGCAGGGGTTCGGCTGCCTACTCTCTCTAAGAGAGGCGGAAGAGGTGGTTTCCCACGCTATAGGATCAATACTTCCAAACAGGACCGGTAGGGCTATCTCCCCCGGGGCTCCTCATCCGGATTCTCAAAACCTGTTCAAGGTGCTCTTGACCCATGAGGCCTGTGCCCGCAGAACGGAGGAGATGATCTAGTCCGCTGTATGGGATCAGCTTTAGTGCAAGGTCAGACATCTCGTCGGTGTTCATCAAACCCCGTAGGTAGTGCGCAAAAGGTTGTAAACGACACTAAAGATAGCGGCGCAACCAATCATTTCACCCATGGGTGGTGTCGCCGGGGTGCAATGGTACAACCTTTTGCGCACTATAAACCTCATTCAGGCCCGGCGCATTTCCTGGTGACGGCGAATACCCGCCGCCCGTTCTGGGCATTCCTCTAGAATTTCACCTAGATCCATGGAAAGGGATTACCCTGTCAGGTAGTCCATGTAGGCCTGCATATCCTCCGGCACCGGTTTTTCGGCCTTTTCGAAGCGCTTGAACCGGCTCTCCAGCTTGAGAATCTCCTTCCGGGTGCGGTTGTTGTACTTCATATCCAGATCGCTGAAGAGGGGACGCTTTGCCATCTCCTGGCGGCGTTCCTTGGGAAAGGGGCAGAACCGGTAGAAGATATCCCGGGCTACAGGGTTCAGCCTGACCTTGTCCTCGTACTCGTGCATCACCCAGGTGTAGTAGTCCAGGGCGAAGCGTTCACGTTCCGTGCGGGTTTTCCCAATGAAGTCCTTGATCTTTTCCTTATGGGCCGAGGAGAGGTGGGGGTTCTTTTTATAGAAGGCCAGGTAATCGTAGTACGCACCCGAGAGCCCCCCTTCTACGGCATCCATCCAGTTGGGCCCCGCTACAACCCGGGATAGTTCCCATCGAAGATGGGCTAACACGTGGGTTATGGCCTGATCTGCCTGGCCGGCGAAGAAGGCCGGCACCATAATTCTGCCCGGGGTATCCTTTTTGGTACCGTCGATCTCCTGCCACATCATCATCCGCGAGCCTGCTCCGGGGTACAGGACAATGTTGGGTGCCACGGATTTTTTTACCAAATCGCTGCCGAAATGGTGGCGGCAAACTGTTTCCCGGTGAAACAGGGTGAAGTCCCGTTGATGAACGGCCTCAATCCGGCTGGATAGGGAGTGGGGATCCTGGAACAGCCCGGATATCCGACCGCCTTGGAGAGACTGGCTGCAGAGAACCGGCAGGGCGTGGTTGCGGCCTCCTGCCAGAAGCCGGGAAAGCTGGGGGGCTATGAGACTGAGTTCCCAGCGAACCCGGTCCTCGGGGGTGTCCTGGTATTCTTTCTGTTTGCCGCGTTTACCCTGGGGCTGCTTCCTCTGTTTCCGGAGGGTTTCTGCGAAGCCCTCTCCCATTTCGGTAATGGAGGGTTGCACGGTCCCGGTGTAAATTTTTTCCAGAAAATAGGGAAGGGTCATAACGGGAACGGGTTGTTCCAGGGAGAGAACCTGGGAATACAGGGCATCCAGCTCGATCAGCTCCTCCCGGGTAACCAGGGTTTCATCCACCAATCCGAGGTGAAGCATGATGCCGGGAATGAATCCCTTGAGGTCCGAATCGATGACCTTCAGGAAACAGCGCTCATAGAGCTTCCAGTACCGGGAGGATATCTGGCTGCGGAGCTGCTGAGCTTCCTTAGTGCTACTGAAAACATCCTCCATTCCGGCAAGACGCTGAATGAGTTCGGTAAACTCCCGGTTGAAATCGCTGCCCATCTCGGCAAACCCCAGCAGCTGGGCCAAGAGCCCGTTGTACTTATCCAGCCGCCCGAGCCTGTCGGATGTGCCGCCCCCGGATTCCCCGGCCACAGCACCAACTCGAGCCCCCGGAGCACCAACCCCGGCCACAGCACCAACTCGAGCCCCCGGAGCACCAACCCCGGCGGCACCGGCACCGGTACGCAACTCGGCGCCGGCTGCTCCGGCGGATAGTAGGCCTGAGGCAGTAGCGGCTGATGCCGTGCGGCTGGTGAGGTGCTTGAATCCTGGATAATCCCTGGAAATATCCCGGCCCAGGAGCTTCAACCCGTCTACCCGGCAGCGCCAGGAAAAGCGTTGGAGATAGGTTAAAAACCGGCCGTAGGATGGTTCGCCGGACAGGGAATATCCCGCCCCGCCGACGGATTGGGGAGCATTCGACCCGTCAGGCGAAACTGAGCTGCCTGATTCGGATCCAGCCATCGACCCGGCGACGGACGCCCCCGGGGCGGTTCCTGAGGCAGTTCCTGAGGCAGTTCCTGAGGCAGTTCCTGAGGCAGTTCCTGAGGCGGTTCCTGAGGCGGTTCCTGAGGCGGTTCCTGAGGCGGTTCCTGAGGCGGACTGGTCACCGGCAGGGGGTCCCTCGGCAGCTATGCCCGGCGGGGTACCGGGTCCCGAGGCCATAAAGCCGTAATGGTCCAGCTCCAGGACCCAGCCCCGGGGGCCGTAGAGCCTGGAGGTAAGATCCAAGATCGCTTGCACCAGATCCCTGTTGGCGGTCAAGAGGGTGGCCAAATACTGGGACAGCAGCTGGAACACATAAAAGTTGCTGGGCTCATCCTGGGAAAAAATCCCCGCCAGGGTCTTATCGTCCTTGGCAATGAGGCGCTTGAGGAACAGGTATTGGGGATAATCAATCATGTTTTCCACGGGATGGTCATCAAGATCGCCGTAGAGCTCCAATGCCTCCTGGACCCGGTCTAAAAACAGGTTAGGATCCCAGGGTTCCAGATTCACCGATTCAAGGGCTCTGGCCCTCCCCTGGAGATAGGCCGCATACTCCCCCAGCGGGGAGGTCTCCCGGGTCGGCTTCTCGGGTGGTTCGGGACTCTGGCCGCCATGAACCGTCCCGGGGGATTGGGATTCCTCTTCAGGTTGGGGTGGTTCTTGGGGTGATTCGAATGCCCGGACATCCCCCAGGGCCTGGGGGGGCAGGGCCAGGGCAATGGAATCCGCGATGGATGCCAGCTTATGCCAGAGGTAGCGGTAGTTTTTTGCCAGGAAGAGGGCAGAATCTATTCGCTGGCGCAGCGCCCGGAGTACCTGGAGGTTGAGGGCCATGTTCTTCTGGAAGGTCTCCAACAGCTCCTGGGATTCCACGGGTGTACTAGAAATAATACATTCACTCACGGTCCGGATGGACCATTGCTCGGGTTCATCCCGGGTGAAGCTGGACACTCCGCACACCGATTCACCCTTCAGCAGGCCCACCCGGTGGCTTTGCTCCATGATCTGCTCCGGCCGGATGGGCAGCTCCTCGCCGGAAAAGGCCAGGAGCTCCGCAAGCCCGGAGTGCAGCAGGATCAGGGCGCGGTTGGGCCGTCCCTGGATGGTCAGGATGGTTCCCGGAGGAATACTCTGGTGGTTAAGGGCTTGGGCTGGATCAAAGAGCATACATCTATTTTAAACCGAAAAGCCGGGGTGCAACAGTCGGTTTATGGATAATCATTCTGACCAAAAATGGCTACACGGTTGCGACCGCTGTTCTTGGCTTGGTAGAGGGCCTGGTCCGCCCGGCTGATGAGGGTATCCAGGGAGAGAACCGGGTCTTGGGAAAGCTCGGCCACGCCGATGCTTATGGGCACCGGTGCACCCAATTCGGGCTGGTTCAGGCCGGCTGAGAGACTGCGGAGCCGCTCAGCCAGGGCACCGGCCTCGCTTCCGGGGGTTTCGGGCAGCACCGCCACGAACTCCTCGCCCCCCAATCGGCAGAGCAGATCGGTGGTCCGCATCTCCTGTTGCCAAAGATTTGCTAACCGGATCAGAACCTTGTCGCCCACCCCATGGCCGTGGGTATCGTTAACCTGTTTAAAAAAGTCCAGGTCGATCATCAGGACCGATAGGGGGTGCTCCGACCGCCGGGCAGTTTCGTAAAGCAACCGTCCCTCGATGTGCAGACGGTGGCGGCTGCCGAGGCCGGTGAGGGGATCGGACATGGCCAGCTGATAGGTCTTGTCGTGAAGCCGGGCGTTTTCCAGGGCGATGGCTATGTGGTCCGCTACAATCCCGGCCAGGTGCATGTGGCGCTGCTGGTAGGTGTCCGGGGTGGTGCTGTCCAGGGTAAG encodes:
- a CDS encoding MarR family winged helix-turn-helix transcriptional regulator; this encodes MHNTIDNDINTINLDNQCCFALYAASRAVLKALKPYLDSLHVTYPQYLVLLVLWEESPVTIGHIGKRLMLDIGTLSPLLKRMERNGLLKRQRNQSDERTVLISITESGLGKKQQAVNMPLNRLNKESLSEERFFRLREELFDIIRILEDK
- a CDS encoding damage-control phosphatase ARMT1 family protein, whose translation is MTLFHQCIPCIMKQIQSLIEILGLPPGEAMAVMESGMRMMLDRGDSITTQHILRQLYDHIHGTYFPNLDVFDPFRELKRDANLRVSVILPSFEKVVAGADDPFRMAVRGAAGGNIIDYGAIPQGKVSIETEVARIPQLRFAVDRVEELRSRVGGSRTILLIGDNAGEILFDALLVQEIQRLNPAAELYITLRHAPIINDATLADASFLDLHPGVRVISSGSIYPGTILAETTPEFRQLFGNADMIIAKGQGNYETLLHEQHPGLFFLLRAKCSPVAQSLGVSPGDLVVTRSPELPG
- a CDS encoding TrmO family methyltransferase domain-containing protein, giving the protein MSEQTKVVNPIGRVEKSPEGKIVALEEPYRRGLAGLEGFSHCIVVWWGHAHEEHRDTVPMELELPYAPGIRAGIFATRSQIRPNPVNCTVVRIVGVDIEKGILRPDELDAFADTPVLDIKPYYGCLDRVRDYRQPDWVPGEWGTWYVPIPEQTW
- a CDS encoding GyrI-like domain-containing protein, whose amino-acid sequence is MKPEILHLPPVFLAGAGFFGNPFTSHAAWTEENEIGLLWNRYFSLMTEAGFSYPGGQAASSEAKAEGDGEADGANLRAGECAGASGAAMPGEFYELHILHPQSLKTGDYEVFVGHQVPLEDPVRWDIRFSTKVLPGGDYAVFWLAGEAMTDDWTRDLELPEGYRVDTGFSVNKYDYRFKGMDRLSESEIQVYAPLRRD
- a CDS encoding helix-turn-helix transcriptional regulator, producing MHPCDETDRRLQRVFDLVEEYISGSCTVETMAREACYSLFHFIRIFTRASLYSPYEYLIRRRVASAMGRVFREEMRITDAAFEYGFDSVEGFSRAVKRCCGRSPSQLTPEILFYLPSPWSVPRLETYRRVCQGSEICAWDEPGVGRWWGDGAGEKGGGEDCAPGPASKQIRAIAFEYLGQQGFGCLLSLREAEEVVSHAIGSILPNRTGRAISPGAPHPDSQNLFKVLLTHEACARRTEEMI